One stretch of Miscanthus floridulus cultivar M001 chromosome 18, ASM1932011v1, whole genome shotgun sequence DNA includes these proteins:
- the LOC136523152 gene encoding transcription factor WRKY19-like translates to MQDGAGAEAGSIQTLLTLLADGEEQARQLGEMMAADDPWSSRAEHYRGAARRLQCTLGKAAAAARAIEAAAPGSSRGTDRSDSPRSADESSGGTTVGTEVQERQSMCKRRKGLPRWTAKFRVPDASLEATPDDGFSWRKYGQKDILGAKFPRGYYRCTYRTAHACAATKQVQRSDTDLCVFDVTYQGEHTCHQKQRATVAATAHGAGSQSPPPPAPLEQQQDPSMQLLGMGFKRVLKVETAGLHDHDRGPASAPAASFPFPSVPPFHQAGEATDNPAAAFSPPASSHFPAPHPVVVGGSCYADIYDYEAPGARMRGAESSELGEVVTRAITAPAAFDYSSLFHHQAELDDPHLTFPPFGGPPHGPYQ, encoded by the exons ATGCAAGACGGCGCGGGAGCAGAAGCAGGGAGCATCCAGACGCTCCTGACGctcctcgccgacggcgaggagcaGGCGCGCCAGCTCGGGGAGATGATGGCCGCCGACGACCCTTGGTCCTCCCGCGCGGAGCACTACaggggcgcggcgcggcggctgCAGTGCACGCTCGGgaaggcggcggccgccgccaggGCCATCGAGGCCGCCGCGCCGGGGTCGTCGCGGGGCACCGACCGCTCCGACTCGCCGCGGTCGGCGGACGAGAGCTCCGGCGGGACGACGGTCGGGACAGAGGTGCAGGAGCGCCAGAGCATGTGCAAGAGAAG GAAAGGTCTACCAAGATGGACCGCGAAATTCCGAGTGCCAGATGCAAGCTTGGAGGCCACCCCGGACGACGGCTTCAGCTGGAGAAAGTACGGCCAGAAGGACATCCTCGGCGCCAAGTTTCCTAG GGGCTACTACCGGTGCACGTACCGCACCGCGCATGCGTGCGCCGCCACGAAGCAGGTGCAGCGCTCCGACACCGACCTCTGCGTGTTCGACGTCACGTACCAGGGCGAGCACACCTGCCACCAGAAGCAGCGCGCCACCGTGGCCGCCACCGCGCACGGCGCCGGGAGccagtcgccgccgccgcctgcgccgcTGGAGCAGCAGCAGGACCCGAGCATGCAGCTGCTGGGGATGGGCTTCAAGCGCGTCCTCAAGGTGGAGACGGCAGGGCTCCACGACCACGACCGCGGCCCCGCCTCCGCGCCGGCCGCGTCCTTCCCCTTCCCCTCCGTTCCGCCGTTCCACCAAGCCGGCGAGGCCACGGACAACCCCGCCGCGGCCTTCTCGCCGCCCGCGTCGAGTCACTTTCCTGCGCCGCACCCGGTGGTGGTGGGCGGGAGCTGCTACGCCGACATCTACGACTATGAGGCTCCGGGGGCGCGCATGCGCGGGGCGGAGTCGTCGGAGCTCGGCGAGGTCGTCACCAGGGCGATCACCGCCCCGGCCGCGTTCGACTACTCGTCACTCTTCCACCACCAGGCTGAGCTCGACGACCCGCACCTGACGTTTCCGCCATTTGGCGGCCCGCCCCACGGACCATACCAGTAG